A window from Apostichopus japonicus isolate 1M-3 chromosome 2, ASM3797524v1, whole genome shotgun sequence encodes these proteins:
- the LOC139978521 gene encoding carbohydrate sulfotransferase 11-like → MSLCVKLRRNARVTLMMLLLLTVLIVLNYNTEHSKNAKGMHKLNEVLAAKHHDILKTINWNTVNKFDLVDSDDCDGVCQAEIQKSRKILIHDVCYKTDTTAPDISNQSFINHLNHLYVIDKYKLLYCFVPKVACTNIKRILLTGLDFLQPNQEIQHIDIHVMADSVLPLLSNFKPKDIMYRLNEYQKVLFVREPISRLVSAYRDKLEKPTNQDSINFRKKFSAKIKKLKDSVDDLTNGIEYNATFEDFASYLGDPSTVLDYTEDHWRPISDLCMPCQIKYDFIGRFETLTRDNDFVIKKFLLPDSADLQLHPPTNPTNSSHRSTIDKYTSNLSKQKMRALYERFQMDFKLFCYNIDI, encoded by the exons ATGTCACTTTGCGTTAAATTGAGAAGAAACGCGCGTGTTACCTTGATGATGCTTCTATTACTGACCGTCCTCATAGTACTGAACTACAACACGGAGCACAGCAAGAACGCCAAAGGCATGCACAAGTTAAACG AGGTTCTGGCAGCAAAACATCATGATATTCTCAAGACAATCAATTGGAACACTGTGAACAAATTCGACCTGGTGGACTCG GATGACTGTGATGGTGTCTGCCAAGCTGAAATTCAAAAAAGCCGGAAGATATTAATCCACGATGTTTGCTATAAGACGGATACTACTGCACCTGATATCTCAAATCAATCTTTTATCAACCATCTAAATCATCTTTACGTTATCGATAAGTACAAACtcttgtattgttttgtacCTAAAGTCGCCTGCACTAACATCAAGAGAATATTACTTACAGGGTTAGACTTCCTTCAACCGAACCAAGAAATCCAACATATTGACATTCACGTAATGGCGGATAGTGTGCTTCCGCTTTTGAGCAACTTCAAGCCAAAAGACATAATGTATCGCTTAAACGAGTATCAAAAAGTCCTGTTTGTCCGTGAACCGATATCGCGGTTAGTTTCAGCGTATCGCGATAAACTGGAGAAACCTACTAATCAAGATTCCATTAATTTTAGAAAGAAATTTAGTGCCAAAATAAAGAAACTTAAAGACTCGGTAGATGATCTTACGAATGGCATAGAGTACAATGCCACTTTTGAAGATTTCGCTTCTTACCTTGGTGATCCTTCCACAGTTTTGGACTACACCGAGGACCACTGGCGACCAATCAGCGACCTCTGTATGCCCTGTCAGATCAAGTATGATTTCATAGGTAGATTTGAAACTCTAACCCGAGACAACGATTTTGTCATCAAAAAGTTTCTCCTCCCAGATTCTGCGGACCTTCAACTCCACCCACCAACTAACCCAACCAATAGCTCACACCGTTCAACTATCGACAAGTACACGTCAAATCTTTCGAAACAGAAGATGAGGGCGTTGTATGAGAGATTTCAAATGGatttcaaattgttttgttataatatcGATATATGA